The following DNA comes from Fusarium verticillioides 7600 chromosome 9, whole genome shotgun sequence.
CGTGTTCTCAAACCTATTTACGTGAAATTTGTTTCCTGTTGAATGTTTGTTCTCTGAGCTCACCGGCTCACGCATGACAGCGAAGCTCACACCTGACACGAGCATGTCCAAGCTCCCATCGTCGTGCAAAAACAGCCATGATTCTGAGTTGTAAATAAGCTGAGGATAACATTATCCTCCGTTATTAGATCTTACTCTCGAGCCAAATTGGACAAATGTATCATTCCAATGACAAGGACATGCACACTCTACGTTACAATCTACAATGTAACATCTCCATTGATTTCCGCCCTGCTCACATTGGTGCCAAGGTCTCATTAGTAGCCATGCAATTTCACTAAGATTCCAATATAGATTCAATGGATCGTTTCCCGCTGCACGCACttcaatgacttcatcgcTAATTCAGAATGTCCAAACACAATTGGATAGCTTCATGGCCTAGGAAGTCCCTTGTCAACTGACCCCGTTGATGAAACAACCGCACGGCGCCGTCAATGCCTCTCGGAATTTTAATCTCGACCCCGGCAGCACTATCTACTCGGATCGTGTCGATCAGGGTAGACCTCAATTTGAATTCATATTGCAGCTTTTAACCATACATATATTCAGCTGTGATAGGTCACTAGCCGCCGGCCTCTCAGGGTTTGATATTTCAACGTCAAGGAGACGGCAGATCTTCATTTAGATAAGGATCGTGAGTTCGCGACAAGATAATCGTTATTCAGCGTCTGTGCTCCAGTTGAGACCGTATTGTTTCTATTTCCAACATCTATTCCCATGTTTCATGGTCGCATACCCGAAAGACACCCGTGAGGCAACCCATGAGTGAGTTTCGGTTTCAGCCCCGGCCCTCAAGTCCAGTTCCTTGCGAACACGATCATTGACTAACCATGAGCCACTGCTCTGCTCTTTCAAGCGTCGTCTTCTCAATACTGTCCTCAGTTGCGGTCTCCCAGAGTGTCTTTCGCAGGCTttcaaactcctccttgtcATAGTTTGTGACTCCCCGAGCAGTCACAAGCCGAAGGAAGTACCACACAGATTCATTCCGCCACTTGAACGAGGCTGCGAGTTTCAATGTCTCGCGAAACACAGGCAATGTTTCGGCAGGTTGCTTGTCTAccaggaacagaagaaatTGCCAGCCAGATATGTCATTGTGATGTGCAAAGCACCACTTTTGCGTAGCGATGATCATGCGTGATATCTTCTCctgtgagcttgatgatggcaggACAAAGGTGTTGACCAGATATCTAGCGTGACACCATGCATAGTAATTCCGTGGATGTCTTTCTCCAGATATCATGATTGTTCTTGTGAGGCCATCCTCGGCTGTAACCTCGATATTGTGACGACGATATTGCTCCATTAGCCATCGGCGATGGTTCCATAGTGTTGGTGACTTCGTGTGTCGATGAAGCCGACTGGTCAGTAAACTATCAGTCAGGTGTTTCTCGACGTAAAGTTTGTCTtgcagatcttcttctctccatttGTCTCTGATAAGCCGTTTTCTCATGTTGGCAGCTGTCAGATGCTCCGGATCCATCAACAGAATAACAGCAGTTGACCTCGAGACATCTTCTACCGATACCCATTGGCTATCGGCCTGGAACTGTTTAAAAAGCTTCTGCGCCACTATAAAAGCCTGCACGAGGCGTAATTTTGGTATGGCCACTGCATTCTCGTCTCGTAAGACTGATGTATGGGCATCCAGGATGTGGCTTTTACCCAATAACTcgatctccagaagctcattTGAAGCTTCGATAAGAACATTTGAGATCTCAAGAAATATTGAATGATGATCTCCATGTTTGAGAGATTCCTTGAGACTCTTGTCGAGTGCTCGTGACATTGGAAGGATCAAAGGAAGCAGGTAGGTGAAGAGTATAGGGTAAGTTTGAGACAACCAACGTGGTGTGGAGGGGTTCAATGGAGCTCTTTGCAAGTGTCGGGGCTAGATGACATGGCTTGACCACGTATAACaaaccaccaaaaccaacatcaccatcaacttCACGAGCTTGAACTTAAACCGGTCCAGGGCCGAATACACAGTGCATACGCTCGAATCATATCATCTGTCGCTGCTGATACACTTTCGACCCCCCAAGATGGCCTTCCTTAATGCTCAGCATCTTCGTTGTCGAAGTTGTCGGCTACATCGCCATAACATTGGAGGCGGCGCCAATCAACAATTTGGTACGCTACTCACCCCAGATCGTGTCATCTAGCTCAGCTACTAACTAAAAAAAGCTCTGGACAATAATCAACTTCCTCCCCGTATCAACAGCAAAGGCTGCAGGCGAGCAACGCAAGCTCCAGGCCGATTACCTCAAGGTCCGACGAGATCTGAACTCCACGAGTAGTCAGGATGAATTTGCCAAGTGGGCAAAGCTCCGTCGTCAGCAcgacaagctcctcgagcaGCTAGAGAAGACCAGTACGTCACATCCATTATAGAGATCCAGGGGAATCAAGAGGTAGCTGACAAATGACTACTACAGAGAAAACCAACGAGGCAGCTCGATCaaactttgacaagatcctcaccGTTCTCCGAGTCGTCGTTACACGCGCGCCGCAATACTTCCTGCCCTTCTGGTATGCCACAGAGCCCATGTTCTGGCTTCCTTACGGCTGGTTCCCATACTGGGCAGAATGGATTCTGTCTTTCCCTCGCGCCCCCATCGGAAGTGTCAGCATCGCTTCGTGGCAGTTGGCATGCACAGGAGTTATTGCGCTTTTCAGCGACTTGATCGTGGGTATCGCTGGTCTGCTCCTCAACGCGAAGCAGGCCAAGGAAGCACCCGTCGCAGCCGAGAAGGTCGCGgcggaggagaagaagaagtcataAGCAAACGGCTGTGATAGATATAGCTAGTTCGCGCACATAGTGAAAATATGCATATTTACAGGCAAAGCTTGACTACGATTGGAGATGTATCTCTTAGATAAATTTGACGCAAAGTTCCTCATTGCCGAAGCTGAGACTTTGTAACACGACAGAGAATAACCCTTGGCAGGGTATTTGGGGCTTGATCTAGGCAACATATTGACTCTAGCGACCACAGAGAGATCGCCAAAGCTTCGAAAGTGCCAGTGGGAACATAATGATACACAAATGCACGGGGGGAGCGGGAGGCAGTGAATAACGGCGCAAGAGCCATATTATTGCGCTACTGAGCTATGGTGAGTATTGCGAGGGGTGTGATTGTGAACGAAAAGGCGAAGAAAAGGACTTGTTTGTGGTGAATGATTgaggtgaagagagaaagaagtttgttgaagagaagaaaaatCCGAGGTTTTACGTTGAAAAGAGAGGTCGGCTCCACCAAAAGTTTAAGCCCCCACATTGGCCGACATTGGATCTCATGGAAACGCTGTCCCTCAGGCCTTCCTACATACGGACAGTACCTTAGGCTTGGCGCCACCTTTGCCTTATTGAAGCCGTTCCTGAACTGACGTCGTTTATCAGCCTTGTCTCAATCTTGTAACAAAACGtgttcaacttcaacacctCAGAACCAACAAAGGAACACGACCATTTTGGTTTGATATTCGCCATAATGGCGATCCCGTGGGACTCGTAAGTATATCTCCTGGCATTAAACTTTGTCCGTGTGactttgtccttcttgatagccACTTACACATCCTGTACAATCAACAACTAACCTTAACCAGTATTCGGTCCCTCCTTATCTTCTTTGGCCCTATATTATTACCAAAAGCCATATCATACTATCGATCGGTCAAGGCCTCTTCGCAATCCCGACATGCGCCTATAGTTCCCGTACCGCCCAAAGTCCGCGTTGCGCTGGCTCTCCTGGCCTTCTTAATCATCAGCTACATCCTCAAGACATTACCGCCGTTCGCACCCGAGAACTTGTTCCTTGCGACCCAAAGCCGTCTCCAGATCCCGGTCGATGTTCTATTCAACCGTGTTGCAGTTGGAAGACCCGACAATATTCTCACGAAGCAAGACGAAGCGCTGAGGGGCAGATTTGTCAACCTTGAGAGCCGACTGCTATACTTGCAATTTGGACCCGAAGTGCTCGCGAACTGCCCGTTCTGCACTTCGGAAGAGCCAAAGACATTCTTCTATTATGCTCTCCCACAACTCCTGTGGCCTCATATCGCGAACCTCTTCGCCATTGCTTTCGTTACGAGTCCAACTTTCACAGGGCGAGCTGGTTCCCAATGGCGACCAAAGGCTACGATGGCTGCCATGACTATTGCCGCTCTCGATATTTACTTTGTCAACTCTTACAACTACCAAGCCAACGCACGTGCTCTGCGTCTGTCGGAAGTTGACTTCTTTTACTGGACTGCTCGAGTCGCACGTCTCGTCACCCTCGCAGCTTTCGACGCAGCTCTGGGCTGGCTTCTGTATCTATCCGCTACGAACCGCGCCTTCGTTGAGCCTCCCTCGCCTGTGGAGCGCATTGAGGCAACCTCACGTGCTCTGCTCACCGTGAAGAGCAAGCTTAGTGCTCTCGGTATTGTCAAGAACACTGCGCTGCGCGATGAGGATCTCCGATCACGAAGCCATGCCTACTGGAGTCACGAAGTGCGCCTCATGGGCGAGGTTATGGAGGAAAGGGAGGTTGTGGAGGGAGTCAACGATGCATTGACTAATCGCATTGACGTGGCGACGATAACGAGGGACGCCGAAGGATATGCACAGAATGTATTGCACTCCTTGCGTGGAGAAACAACAGAAGACGATAGTATCTAATCCGTCCTCTTGCGTATTATCCCAACCCTTTATAAAGAGCTATTCTTACATAGAGGTCTATGACCGTTGAAATTTGGCTTGAATAACCATGAAAACCATATCTCATCCTTTCTCTTGTAGCAGTCGAGCGTTATGGCTCTCCCTGCTATCCCTGAAACATGCACCGTGTCCACCCCATACATGCATTTAGTATAATTTCCACATTAGCTCTTAGACTCCGGCCTTGTCGATTCCGGCCTCACTGGTCCCGTTGCAGCACTGCTAGTACTACCCTTTCTACTTGGTGTTTCCAGAGCGCCCTCCTGTGCGCTGCGCTCTAAGAAGTTTGCCCATAGCTCAGACAAAgactctttgtctttggcagaTGTTGACTCGTTGAAGAGATCGGTGTTGAGAGATGGTGAGCTTGGTGTGCGTGTGAATGGTGACATGGGTAGGCGGAGAGAATTAGATGATGTGCCTGGACGAGCGAGGCCGGcctgctctcgctgctcGTCAGTCCAGTTGAGATACCCAGCCATGACTTGGAGGACTTGGAAACGCTTGGCGTCACCGCGGTCGAGTGTGAGGaagtggaggagatggttTGTAACGATTTGTCTAGTCGTGGTTAGTATTAGGCTTCATGCGAGTCGTCATATATCAGACATACCTGTCAACATTGTCTTCcggctttgtcttcttgaggTACCGCAGTGCCTTGGTCAAGTGGTCGTT
Coding sequences within:
- a CDS encoding hypothetical protein (At least one base has a quality score < 10) is translated as MLSIFVVEVVGYIAITLEAAPINNLLWTIINFLPVSTAKAAGEQRKLQADYLKVRRDLNSTSSQDEFAKWAKLRRQHDKLLEQLEKTKKTNEAARSNFDKILTVLRVVVTRAPQYFLPFWYATEPMFWLPYGWFPYWAEWILSFPRAPIGSVSIASWQLACTGVIALFSDLIVGIAGLLLNAKQAKEAPVAAEKVAAEEKKKS